Proteins encoded in a region of the Betaproteobacteria bacterium genome:
- a CDS encoding MFS transporter produces the protein MPNSSRSDDAGKSAASDSPSPKSAHRASHADRLPLSIYVIGMVSMLNDMATEMVTPLIPILLATVLSSGAVVLGLVEGLANAVACLIQIWAGRFSDASGGRRKPLAVSGYLISNVMRPLLGFATVWWHVVIIRALDRVGKGVRNAPRDALIVDLSPPKQRAKAFGIHRAFDNLGAVGGALLGALIIVFYSSNLKDVLLISAVPGLLCVALLAFGVREPLKKMASVPMQFTLRWHDVPQHARGYLLTVMLFTFARTAELFIILRAHELGASTVHALLLWAALNFVKIFANYAAGVWADRHGRFSLLVPGWLLHSVAMLAFCFVSSIPTLWMAALFFGVAMSVSEGVERAVIGDFADPKARGTLFGWYYALVGIASIPAGLLLGGLWQSFGASVAYAFAAVAGFVAAGLLHFKVAPALAKSSFAVKHK, from the coding sequence ATGCCTAACTCCTCCCGGAGCGATGACGCGGGCAAGTCCGCCGCGTCGGATTCGCCGTCACCAAAGTCCGCTCATCGGGCATCCCACGCCGACCGGCTTCCGCTCAGTATCTACGTCATCGGCATGGTCAGCATGTTGAACGACATGGCCACGGAAATGGTGACGCCGTTGATTCCCATCCTGCTCGCGACCGTGTTGTCGAGCGGCGCGGTGGTATTGGGCCTGGTGGAGGGCCTGGCGAACGCCGTCGCGTGCCTGATCCAGATATGGGCGGGCCGATTTTCCGATGCCAGCGGCGGGCGGCGCAAGCCGCTGGCTGTGTCGGGGTATCTCATTTCAAACGTCATGCGGCCGTTGCTGGGGTTCGCGACGGTGTGGTGGCACGTCGTTATCATTCGCGCGCTCGATCGTGTCGGCAAGGGCGTGCGCAACGCGCCGCGCGACGCATTGATCGTCGACCTGTCACCGCCGAAGCAACGCGCCAAGGCCTTCGGCATTCACCGCGCGTTCGACAATCTGGGGGCGGTCGGCGGTGCGCTGCTCGGCGCGCTGATCATTGTTTTCTATTCCTCCAATCTCAAGGACGTGTTGCTGATTTCGGCGGTGCCGGGATTGTTGTGCGTGGCCTTGCTCGCGTTCGGTGTGCGCGAGCCGCTGAAAAAAATGGCGAGCGTTCCCATGCAATTCACGCTGCGATGGCACGATGTGCCGCAACACGCACGCGGCTATTTGCTGACCGTCATGCTGTTCACGTTTGCGCGCACGGCGGAGCTGTTCATCATCCTGCGCGCGCACGAACTGGGCGCATCCACGGTCCACGCGTTGCTGTTGTGGGCGGCGCTCAATTTCGTGAAAATTTTCGCCAACTACGCGGCGGGCGTGTGGGCGGATCGCCACGGGCGATTCTCGTTGCTGGTGCCCGGCTGGTTGCTGCACAGCGTCGCGATGCTCGCGTTCTGTTTTGTGTCGAGCATTCCCACGCTTTGGATGGCCGCGCTGTTTTTCGGCGTGGCGATGTCGGTGAGCGAAGGTGTCGAGCGCGCGGTCATCGGCGATTTCGCCGATCCGAAAGCGCGCGGAACGTTGTTCGGTTGGTACTATGCGCTGGTGGGCATTGCGTCGATCCCGGCCGGCCTGCTGCTCGGCGGGTTGTGGCAATCGTTCGGCGCGTCGGTCGCGTATGCGTTTGCCGCGGTCGCGGGATTTGTGGCCGCCGGCCTGTTGCATTTCAAGGTGGCGCCGGCGCTGGCCAAATCATCGTTCGCCGTTAAGCACAAGTAA
- a CDS encoding tetratricopeptide repeat protein has protein sequence MKLAYVLALILAFVPPLAVARSSRCEEGVNAAVSEKHAEAISILSECLEKRPSESARARLLEFRAQAYMKLNMAAQALDDQKLSVSIERSRNSWWVDTKPDEVPQAPDDQKLTIIKIPKRDVWSLIRLASYHRELKQYDEALAVLKEAEKYVGDGPHSGLHVAFYVGRTLYEMGRYAEAVDAFTLGLAKQPTYTYAIYNRGISFQALGNAEQAKRDFLRLAELAPAEDYISEIVEKLKEFKIDLKLMKKSDDTSAGTRGLAK, from the coding sequence ATGAAGCTCGCTTATGTTCTAGCTCTAATTCTGGCCTTTGTGCCACCACTCGCCGTGGCTCGCTCCAGCCGTTGCGAGGAGGGAGTCAATGCCGCCGTCTCGGAAAAACACGCCGAAGCGATATCCATCCTTTCCGAGTGCTTGGAAAAGCGACCATCCGAGTCAGCGCGTGCGAGGTTACTTGAATTTCGTGCTCAGGCTTATATGAAACTCAATATGGCTGCGCAGGCACTTGATGATCAGAAGTTGTCCGTTTCAATTGAGAGATCGAGGAATAGTTGGTGGGTTGATACGAAACCCGACGAGGTGCCACAGGCACCTGATGATCAGAAGTTGACCATAATTAAGATACCTAAAAGAGATGTTTGGTCGCTTATCAGACTCGCGTCCTATCATAGAGAGCTAAAGCAATACGACGAAGCGCTTGCAGTTCTAAAAGAGGCCGAGAAGTACGTCGGAGATGGCCCCCATTCTGGCCTGCATGTCGCATTTTACGTGGGGCGCACTTTGTACGAAATGGGCAGATACGCGGAAGCCGTGGATGCGTTCACCCTAGGATTGGCGAAGCAACCAACATATACCTATGCTATCTATAATCGAGGGATTTCTTTTCAGGCCCTTGGTAACGCGGAGCAAGCTAAACGCGACTTTCTCAGGCTCGCAGAATTGGCTCCAGCCGAGGATTACATATCGGAGATTGTTGAGAAACTTAAAGAATTCAAAATCGACCTCAAATTGATGAAAAAAAGTGACGACACCAGCGCCGGAACGCGGGGCCTAGCAAAGTAA